One window of Dendropsophus ebraccatus isolate aDenEbr1 chromosome 13, aDenEbr1.pat, whole genome shotgun sequence genomic DNA carries:
- the LOC138770421 gene encoding Fc receptor-like protein 6 produces MGNNTKMVEKLFTTPKIKVTPHPVIEGGNMTLTCGTSLHPHRHNTQLQVTFYREGRIVQGSGVSDIYGVYNVQLEDSGKYSCEVETTDRKVKKRSAEQVIQIEELVAHPTITVTNDVYEGDPMTLTCKTTLKPSTKPTEVQFAFCKDGRTVQGFTSSNKYEVQAAHLEDCGNYTCEVKTRETTRSYGVYIQVQELFTTPKIKVNPQPVFKKANMVLKCVTSLHPPRRNTQLWVTFFRQGRIVQGSGVRDIFEVHNVQLEDSGKYSCEMETTDGRVRKKSAEQVIKIEEPFSQPSIVVTSDVYEGDPMTLTCNTALSPYIKPTEVQFAFYRDGRTLQEFTSYNKYEVYSAFLEDSGYYTCEVRTSTATTTTSNRVYIQIQSRNANMGYTQQNIIRLTLSACVIIAAALLVFYHITWVKSMEAADTATVY; encoded by the exons ATGGGCAACaatacaaaaatggtggaaa AGTTGTTCACGACTCCAAAAATAAAAGTGACACCACACCCAGTTATTGAGGGGGGTAACATGACCCTAACCTGTGGGACAAGTCTCCATCCTCATAGACACAATACACAACTGCAGGTTACTTTCTATAGAGAAGGACGGATTGTTCAGGGATCTGGTGTCAGTGATATCTATGGAGTCTACAATGTTCAGCTGGAGGATTCTGGGAAATATTCATGTGAAGTAGAAACTACAGATAGGAAAGTAAAGAAGAGAAGTGCAGAGCAAGTAATCCAGATAGAAG AGCTAGTCGCTCATCCAACTATTACTGTCACCAATGACGTGTATGAAGGAGATCCCATGACCCTGACATGTAAAACAACTCTTAAGCCATCCACAAAGCCTACAGAAGTGCAATTTGCTTTCTGTAAAGATGGACGAACGGTTCAGGGATTCACATCATCCAATAAATATGAAGTTCAGGCCGCTCACCTGGAGGATTGTGGGAATTATACCTGTGAAGTAAAAACCAGAGAAACTACTAGAAGTTATGGGGTCTATATTCAGGTACAAG aGCTGTTCACGACTCCAAAAATAAAAGTGAACCCACAACCAGTTTTCAAGAAAGCCAACATGGTCCTAAAATGTGTGACAAGTCTCCATCCTCCCAGACGCAATACACAGCTGTGGGTTACTTTCTTTAGACAAGGACGGATTGTTCAGGGATCTGGTGTCAGGGATATTTTTGAAGTCCACAATGTTCAGCTGGAGGATTCTGGGAAATATTCATGTGAAATGGAAACTACAGATGGGAGAGTAAGGAAAAAAAGTGCAGAGCAAGTAATCAAAATAGAGG AGCCATTCTCGCAGCCAAGTATTGTTGTGACCAGTGACGTGTATGAAGGAGATCCCATGACCCTGACATGTAACACGGCTCTTAGTCCATACATAAAGCCTACAGAAGTGCAGTTTGCTTTCTACAGAGATGGACGGACGCTTCAGGAATTCACATCATATAATAAATATGAAGTTTATTCTGCTTTCCTGGAAGATTCTGGGTATTATACCTGTGAAGTAAGAACCTCAACAGCAACAACTACAACAAGTAATAGAGTCTATATTCAGATACAAA gccGCAATGCCAATATGGGCTATACCCAGCAGAATATAATCCGCCTGACATTATCCGCATGTGTAATAATAGCTGCTGCACTACTTGTCTTCTATCATATAACATGGGTGAAGTCTATGGAGGCAGCAGACACCGCTACAGTATACTGA
- the LOC138770671 gene encoding high affinity immunoglobulin gamma Fc receptor I-like gives MSIEMSMLLLLSVIINVGQSSRPVVTFTPNTKKIFTTESISMTCDVGPNAQDDRKYDWFRTGTHVHSGKTYEIHSAETGHSGSYQCFSQHASDSLRLDVSNGWVILQLPNQVYEGDNVTLRCHHYPGYPAGQTVFYRDNKVIQNWGSEDHFHIARMDLEMSGTYKCTKSVKHHLIYYRHGDEDSMLVRELFTTPTIKVTPNPVIVGGNMTLSCDTSPHPSRPYTQLQVTFYRDGRIVQGSGVSDIYEVYNVQLEDSGKYSCEVETTDGRVRKRSEEKLIQIQT, from the exons TGTCGGTCATCATAAATGTGG GACAGTCATCCAGACCTGTGGTGACCTTCACTCCAAAcacaaaaaagatttttactaCTGAATCAATATCAATGACGTGTGATGTGGGCCCTAATGCACAAGATGATCGGAAGTATGACTGGTTCAGAACTGGGACACACGTACATAGCGGGAAAACGTATGAGATACATTCTGCTGAAACAGGACACAGCGGAAGTTACCAATGTTTTTCCCAACATGCGAGTGACTCTCTTAGACTGGATGTCAGTAATG GTTGGGTTATCCTGCAGCTCCCAAACCAAGTTTATGAAGGAGACAATGTGACTTTGAGATGTCACCATTATCCTGGATACCCCGCAGGACAAACAGTATTTTACAGAGATAACAAAGTCATCCAGAACTGGGGGAGTGAGGATCATTTTCACATTGCAAGGATGGACTTGGAAATGTCTGGAACATACAAGTGTACCAAATCAGTAAAGCACCATCTAATATATTACAGACATGGAGATGAAGATTCCATGTTGGTTCGAG AGCTGTTCACGACTCCAACAATAAAAGTGACCCCAAACCCAGTTATTGTGGGGGGTAACATGACCCTAAGTTGTGATACCAGTCCCCATCCTTCCAGACCATATACACAACTGCAGGTTACTTTTTATAGAGATGGACGGATTGTTCAGGGATCTGGTGTCAGTGATATCTATGAGGTCTACAATGTTCAGCTGGAGGATTCTGGGAAATATTCATGTGAAGTAGAAACTACAGATGGCCGAGTAAGGAAGAGAAGTGAGGAGAAGTTAATCCAGATACAGACATAA